AGAAGAAAAAAGCCTATGCCTATTTATCCTAATCCTTCACAACCCtcttttaaaactaaaataaaccattgtgcgagagaatcTCGATGGAGATGTCATGCTAAGGGTCATGAACTCACTTCTCAACCAATTTCCTCTcaaaagacaccaaatgttgatatgatcccatttgtctagccttcacCTAACCATAGGGagaaagttcaacctaaatctccaagataaaaaaatattaagattaatgatggttcatgttcttttcctattaaagatcctatttctattaatcttgatgaagagatggatgaaaacgAACATCATGCTAACAATATTGATGATACTGATttcaatgatgaatatgaatatgttgatgttgacaatgatttatctaaacaataacAATTCtcacaagcattaatcctatctcctagtaacagacaagtgactcatcattagagcatggtccttgtttggaacttgtggtagctccatctagtATGCTcgaagtttctcctcttgcatcttgtccaccttcacaaaacaatgttgagcaagattgggaggtagatTATTTtcatgattagcttcattcatgccaTAGATTCTCTCTCCTTTCGTGCTTGTTCATAATCatcctctatttgtttctcaattcttttATTTGTTCTCCTTactattgtctacttgaggatgatcaaaagcattaagatctctttttgtcttttccatgttgactcaaaagacagaggtgcccttcttccattgtggttctactttcttagggggatgaggataattcaataaaaatatttttcatgatatACAAGTTATTTATCTTAAGATAATACTCACCCTAGAGCTAAGTATaacccttatgtgttttatgttttgtgatcaCTATCCTTTGATTTGTTCTTCCTTGGGGCCATATCATTGTGATAACGTGTATTTATTTTGGATGCATGCATACTACATTAAAAAAAATTCTCCCATTGTTGCATATGCaattgctttaacgtgggggcatacactccactcaatgctttactcttttgcatatcttgatactcaagttactttgcaaacatagtcttttgctttgtaattttggtatttttgttttcaTGAGtcaagtgaaccttactaggctgGTACAGAGTTACTTTATTTACAGTGATGAACAAATCTCCCTTGGGATGGGAAAAGTGTAGAGGACTAATGCGACGGGCATATCAGTCTTGACATTTtaagagctccttctaggaacaaatCTAAATATACTTGCATTCATCAGATCCAAGTTTGTTGCTCGAtctgatgactgtagctcattgttcaTGTGTGTTTACTTCATTttcaacatatttaccctaatttcaacatttttataattcaacttaaaagagggcaatCAATTCAATTCTAGTAAACCTAATAAGGATTCTCAACCCTATCCTTGCTGATTTATGGCTAAATCTATTGGGTTTACCCctttttttaatgtaatggtccctaagtataaatattagcaattttcatacatctaattgtTGAAAACCTAAAACTTTCACCATTTACAGTATCCACGTTGAATGATTTTGAATACATGTGACATTTGataaatttggttgcaagttggcaAGAGGGCATTTGGTGGTTTCTAAAGAATCACAAATTAGAAATTTTTCTAGGCCTAGGgcctcttttttttttctaattttgtcaATGTGATGAGAACTTAAAATCCATGTATGTTGTGACACCATAGATTAGGGAAAATTGTACTAGGACCATTCCTAACTAAAACATAGTTGATGGCTTTTCTAATTATATTATTGGTAACACTAAACTCATTGAAAGTTGTTTGTTTCTTGGATATTATTAGAGATCATTAATTCAAATATATTTGTACTAGTGGATGTTAAACTGTGGATACACAATAAGCCTTTTATTTTAAAGTTAAGAGTGTTTGGTTGTGAGGTTTATCTTCATGTGCCTGAAAAGAAGTGATATAAACTAGAGCCAACAACCTCATTAATGTATATTTGTTGGTTGCATTGAGAATAAAAAATGTTGTAAGATTTGTATTTTTTCTTACTTtaaaaatgataaattctaaagatgtaattttcaaggaATTTACCTAGCTAATTtacatgaagaacaacaaaaaaagaaagataatACTAAAATAGTGAACTTAAAGATATAAAATAAAAAAGTAGAAAGATGCACATTaagttagagcatatttagctattagttgcttttttacaactagttattctttttttcttttttgcttaagttcacttacgAGTGCTTATTTTAGCtgtgcacctagtttagcttttatgAACCTAGTTATCTAGAGTTGAACTTTATTtatctcctcatgcttgcactttaattctcctaaatttagctatgtgatttctttataagcacctcattgtacaattgtaactcATCCTATAATTAtgtattctttgcttttgagtaaGATAGCGTTCTTTTATGTAACTCTCTTGTGGAAggtgtttttgtttgttgtttgacaTGAAGAAACTTgcgttgcaaaattcaacaaaaataattaaatggaTTAGAGAATGAAGAGGAAGGAGAAGGTGTAAATAGTTTATATGATTATGAGGATCATAGTATTTAGAAGAACATGTACAACCTATTACTTGTACCTTGAGATTGTCCACAAAACAATAAGATCATATTGACATGTATAGCCAACTAGATTTCCATTTTATACTTTCTTTGTTAATTATTGGCATGTTTCTTCAAGGGAAAGTAATTCTTACATGTAGGTCAAGTAGGAGGATATGATAACTTTGTGTAATTGTGATACATAGGATCTTGTTAGTTTTTCCAAAGGAAGAAAGCCCAATAGTTGGAAGCGGATGTTTAAAGAAAAAATTAGTATAGTAAATTGATTAGAGTGGTATTAGGCTAGATTAGTGACCAAGACTACTCTTAGAGAGGAGTTAATTTTGGTGAGATTTTATTTCTTGTTGCTAAGTTATCTCCTATTTCCTTTTATCTATTGTTGTTGCTTGAGACTTTGAAATTGAGAAAATAGGATTTACAACTGATTTCGTATATGAGGACACTAAGGAGAACAATTATATAGAAtaacatgatttttttttggttAGAGGCTAGTAACATTTCATTTGtacattaacaacattctttaGATGGACTACAATAGTCAATCGAGATGTGGTCTCATAAGTATGATGGCTTTCCATTACAGTCGGGTTTTGTTAGGACTCCAAAGGATCATTGTGTTTGTATTAAAATATTTGATGTGTTGATGATAAGTAGAGGGGGGAATatgaggtggagagagagagagagagagagagagagagagagagagagagagagagagagagagagagagagagagagagagagagagagagagagcgctaGGAAGAGATAGGAAAAGAGATACAAAGatagggagagaggtggagaggtagGGAAACAAAggtagagaaaaaaaaaattgagagaaaGAGATTGAAGAGGGAGAGCAAAGcaaggatttgaaatccaatcagTTATTTTGAATtcataaatttaaaatgttttagAAATCTGTTGAAAAAGAACACAAAATCAAAAAACTTTTTAGAATATTGCAAATAACTTCatcattaaaattaaataattgtctaattagtaaaaaaaatttaaaccagAGTGgaatgttgaaggattaaagcaatcattttcaataacttCTAATGTTGAAATACTTCTTTCAGACTTTTTCCCGTATTGTAGATTTGCTTACTGATATTAATatatgcttttaaaaaaaaataatgttcaATAATAAAACCGAAAAAATAAATCAGCTTGATCAATACCAGAAAAAAATGCGctaaaaaataacatcattggccACGAAATTCTCGTGGTCGGTATAATTTTAACATCCTAGAGGTTTCCGTGGTGTTCCTCTACCTGGAAATTTAGATGTGATTTTGTATCGACGTTTTTCTTTTAATTTCTCTTTCAAACCATGGGAACGCCCGTGGTTACATTGATTTTATTTTCAAGCGAGACAAACGCAGAGGCTATCGAAGCCGCATTATTACACTCAACCCTTGAAAATGGAATTGTAATTTGATTTAATATATTTCAGTTCAACTTTTGGCACTTGTTTGTTGTTGCGTGGTCCTCGCCATAGACCGAATATTAATATACGTATATTTATTGTCGTATCTTGTTAAATCACATTTGGTCTGTAATATTCCTTATAGTTCTCTTGACTTAGGTGATCTATTGTCTTTGCAAATACAATTTATTAAAGAAAGTTTCGACTGAATCTTATCTTGACAGCACCACCCCTACTATAAAATTGTATCCAAGTTTTCTAGATTGACCGACTCACAGAGTACGTCATCTCAATGAATACGACCGAGTGTCGTGACTGTCGTCAGACGGCTTGACGCATTCCTTCACCATCTGCTATTGACCTGACTTTTTGACCACCTCTCACAAAATATAGGCAAGAAAATGTAGGTCATAACATTATCCCATAAGTAATTGCTTACAAAGAATTTTTTGAATCTACTTTCCAAATAAGCTTAGGGCAGTCAGTTATGGGTTATATTGCAATGGTATTGGTTGCGAGTATTATTATCCTCTGGTGTGTTGCTTTTGTTATTGCTCAACCAGGTCAGTATATACCAGTTAAATCCTAATTGCATATGGCAATTGTATTGTTTTGTTTAACTCTGTTGTATGTATCTCTGTTAAAGCAGGTTTTCTCAGCATCGACTATGGCGGGAAATCAAATTACAAGCATGAAAACGGTATACAATGGGTTCCTGATGATAATTATATACAAGTCGGGGAAAAGGTAGAAATAAGAAACTCTAGCATGCCAGAATACCAGCAAAGTGTTCGAGTCTTCCCAGGGCCTCTCGACAAATCTTGCTATCAACTGCCCATAACCCCAAAAGTGCCTCACCTTGCAAGAATTTGGTTTTATAATGGTAATTACAGTGTACAATCAGTCTCTCCGCTCTTTAGATTCTCCATTGAGACTACGGAAATGTTGTCCGTGAGAAACATAACAAGCAGAATTTCACAGCTGAACCTGCCGAGCGAGAGGATTTTGTTTAGTTCAAGTGATGCTCTGTTTATTTGCTTGATTAGAACCTCTGAGACGGTTACTCCTTTTATCTCTGCTATTGAATTGAGAACCCTTCAACAAGGCATGTATCCTCAAGCCAAGCCCGGAACAATCTTGCGTATGGAGGCAAGATATGATGCCGGTGGAAATACCACAATCAGGTAATAATACTCATCTTGTTTCGTTTTTCCATAAACCCTTTTAAATTTCCTTTTAGGTTTCACATCTCTTTAATCCATTTATTTAGGTATCCTGAAGACAAATTCGATCGCCTGTGGTCTCCCTTTCTTCTACTGCAAGGACTCCAGACTATTACGTTGCAGGGGACAATCTCAACGAACAACACCCAAGACCTTCCTCCATCTGCCGTTATGCAAACTGCAGCTACGACACTTGCCAACCAGAGCATAGACATGGTTTTCGAACCAATAAGCAACCCCTTACTGTTACTCTATTTTGCAGAAAGCAACGTGCTTAACGTCTCTGATTCAATGACTATGAAGGTTGGGCAAATCAGTTTAACACTCGATCGTGTGGAAAGAGATTTTTCTGCCAAAGAGGTTGGGTTTAATTTTGGGGAAATACCGACGTTCGGAAGAAATTTTACTTTTGACAATATACAGCTGTACAGATCCTCTAACAGAGGTCCCGGTCCTCTCATCAATGCTTTGGAGTACTACCAGCTCATTACTACTGAAATTGCAACTTACTCAGCTGATGGTAAGAACTTCTTGCTTTAGAATTTTTTACtagtattaaattattttattgttattaaaatttttaatGAAGTCGTCTATTTTGTAATTGTGCAGTTGATGCTCTAGCTGCTATGAAGAAACAGTTTAAAATCAACGATTGGATTTCAGATCCTTGTTTTGTTCTTCCATGGGAAGGAATCCAGTGCAATAACAGTCCTCCTTCTGTCAGAATTTCGGATATGTAATTTTATTCAGAGAATTCTAATTATTTTTATAGGTACAATTgtgggaaaatagatttgaaaggatgtaACCCATTGGTGTTGTTTACTCTCAGCAACTTGGCCGGAAGGAGTCTGACGGGATCCATACCCACAGTTCTTGCTCAGATGACTGAGCTCATTAACATGTAAGCAAACGGAACTATATATTAGTTTTACATTATTTCGTTTCAAGAATATAATTACAGCGTCATTTCAAGCATGTGTTAAAATGAAGGTAAACAATTAATTTAATACAATTAAAAAAATGACGTGTCTCAATTGTTGACCATATTTAATCTTGTGAAAATTGAATGTCCTATGGGTCAATCTTACAGTTTGGGATTGAGGTAATACAACACAAATTTAATTTTTGAGGCATGGATTTAATATGGTCAACTACAAACTTCAATGTTGTAGTTGTGGGGGGGGTTTCTTCTATTTGttaaaatataattgatatttaaaAATATTCATGAGAAGTTGGATTGTAAGTGATAATAATTTTTTACTTAGTTTTTTTGGTAGACTAATTTTATGACTTTTGACAAGTTTTAGTAGAGAATAAACAATCATAATATTTCAAATTAGAATATTTGTATAGACTtttattgttattgcttgggatatTTGATTAATCTAGAATATTAGTTAACATTAaaataattgtttataaataatagGATATACAAAGACAAAATAGCTATTGGAAATGGCtgacaaaaataaattttaaaaatacaaatttGGAGTTAGTTCTAATTGTATAATTGACTCAAGACTAAGAAAAATTATAATATCAAAATgagaaatagatatagagaaaCATGGACTAACAATGAAACAAATATATTAAAATAGATATTAATAAAGTTGAAAATATCatttaaaaatcataaataaaaatgcataaatattttaaaaaattccaCTTGATATAAAATTGTACCAAAATTAGTTTATAATGACATTGAAACATTCTATTAAAAATAATTGATGAATAATATGAGCATAAATTTTACCATTCCAATAAAAACCAAATAATAATATATCTCTATTAGATATATTCAAATTTAATTATGAAATATTATTTGGAATAAAATGACCGATGCTTTCCCTGTATATACGATTGACGAAGTACTTAATTGTTTTTCAGAAAAATTCTGGTTTTGTTTTGGGTGAAACATCATGGTGGTTAACCTTGCATTTTACATGTATAAACTGACAGAAATCCTTATTTTGGGAATTAAATTATGGTTAATCCTTTCTTACCAACTTGCATGTACACACAGATCGCTGGCAAATAACAATTTGACTGGAACATTACCAGATTTTTCTAGATTGAGAAAGCTGGAGAGACTGTACGTATCTCGATACAATTCCTTGTTTTTTTGGCTTTCTTAATGTATGGCATTTAGCAAAACAGTCAGTTCTAACGTCAAACAACAAACTAATAAAGATCTAAGGAATTCGGTGGGTCCGTTGTGCAGACATTTACAAAACAACAGCTTGAGTGGTGAAATTCCAGACTGGGTATCCCAACTAGACAATCTTAAAGAGCTGTAGGTTTTCTCTTCTCGCTTCTAATTTACAGTCAACACCGTCGTACAAGTACTGAAACCTTGTAATGATTTCTTTTCTGATTGTGACAGATTCATAGACTACAATAATTTCAGCGGCGTAATTCCCCAACTTCTCCTTCAGAAGAATATATTAACGTAATATTATCACATGCTATTCGTTCTTATTTTATCTATGATACTACTTTGTATAACATTTTCTTATCAAATAGCATTGTACATCGGAATACGGAATGTGTTTATTTTGTATTCAAATCCTGCAGTTACGAAGGCAATAAGTACCTTACTAATACGTCTCAGAATCCAACCCCTTCCAACTCAAACCGGAGCAATGTAGGAGTTATCGTTGGAGCTATAGGAGGCGGCATCATAATTATAGCTTTTATTTTGATTGTAAGTATTATTGTGTACCGAAGGAAATTTAGGAGAAAGGATATCGTACTTGCAGATTCCAAAGGCAGCGCATCAGAAAGCAAATCTGTAAATATCTTTGAACTCGGTAAGAAAATGTTTCTCTTTTCAGTAAGAgtttattaaatcaacaacttttaTACCTTATTAAAAGTAGCTAGATTTACAACCAATTCAAATGAATTGCAGACTACTCAATGGTTTTGGTACCGAACCCAACAAAATCCCGTGCGTTTACCCTAGAAGAGATGATGACATCTACAGAAAACTTTAGCTTTAAGATCGGACGAGGTGGCTTTGGTTCTGTGTTCCGTGGTAAATTGCAGGGCGGAAATCAAATTGCAGTAAAAGTGCTCTCTCTTTTCTCCAAACAAGGAGTTCTAGAGTTTCTGAACGAGGTAATATTAGATTCTTAAATCCTCATATTATATATTTGTATTTTCAGCCTAACAATGTTAAATCTCATTCACATGGAAAACAATTACTACAGAAATCTAATATATATTGTTTCAAACTTGCTGAACAGATTGATCTTCTGTCGAGAGTTCATCACAAGAACTTGGTGTCTTTGCTTGGTTATTGCAACGAATCCAGAGAATTAATGCTTGTATATGAATATATGGTTGTAGGCTCCTTAAAAGATCGTCTTTATGGTAATTAAATGTCCCCCGTAAAATATTCTTCCATTTGCTGCATATTTATGAATATGGAAAACTATAACTTCACCACAAAAATCACTTTCTTGCTCCCAGGTAACAGTGCAGGGCAATATCCGAATCTAGATTGGAAAACCAGGCTTAGCATAGCCTTAGATGCAGCGCAAGGTAAACAATTTCTGTCATAAAGCTACATATAAATACCAGTTTTCTTGATCTAATACTACAAATGATTATTTGAAGGATTGGAATACCTGCACATAAGTTGCACCCCAAAAATTATTCACAGAGATATAAAGACTGCCAACATTCTTCTAGACGAAAATTTAAATGGGAAACTGGCAGATTTCGGTCTTTCAAGAGTGACAATTGATGGAGAGGATTCTCATGTCACAACTACTGTGAAAGGAACAGCAGGATACCTAGATCCAGAGTAATTTTCTACTTGCCCTCTGTTTGCGTACTCCGCAATTCTAAAATTGATAAATTTGTTTTGACATTGTATTTCTATGCGTGACAGGTATTTTAAGACAGAAGTCCTGACTGACAAGAGTGATATCTATAGTTTTGGGGTGGTTTTGTTAGAGATCATTTGTGGCAGAGCACCTATAGATACAAAAGTTTCTTCAAATGAAATTAATCTTGTTAGATGGGTGTGATATTTTTCTAACCTTTCCGTCATTGCAAATTAAGACAGTAATTTGAGGCTTCAATTATTAGAGAAATTGACAGCGTAACTTACATGTTTTTCCTCAACAGGTCACACCGTTTATGGAGATGGTTGAATATCCTGAAAAATTTGTAGAGATAGTGGACAAGCGATTGGTTGGCAATTACAGCAATAAATCCATTGCTCATGTGGCGAAGCTAGCAATTAGGTGTGTTGCAGACAACCCATTGTCAAGGCCTAGTGCAAGCGAAGTTTTGGTAGAGATGAAAGCGGCTGTGCAATATCACGCAACAAGTTTGGACATCTCTGAAGAGATCGATATTGATTATCAGGATCAGCAGATAAGTCCGATTACACAGAGGGACATCAATTCAACCGACAACAGTTCCTACTTTTCACGGTCTGAAAGTTAGTCCGTTGTACAAAGATGGTTAGAAAGACAAGAACCAAGACTATCGTGTATTTTTCCTTGAattcaatttttcaattaatttttgaataaaaatATCTATAGTTTAATTTATTTCTATTCACTCATGTTAAATGGTGAAttgaaaattcaattttctataatgtaaaataatatatttatctgCAAGATACATTTATTACTATTAAATCATTATCACATTTTATACTGCCGTCGTTATTAAAtacattacataaaaaaaaattgtctcttCAACTATGGGACCCACACGCTTGCATTGCATTAAATAGAACGCTTTCCTACATTAATTTTGGCTGTATCATTCCATCGCTAGTATAAATGCACATGTATTATAATATTTACGTCTAGTATAAATGcacatatattataatatttacGTCTGGTATAAAGAGAAATATGGACAGATTTAATAGCAGATTTTATTAATTTTCTTGTGAACAGGTGAATGGTAGTTAATTTTTATTATTGTATTCTCTTTTGCTTTGTTCAATgtatctttttttttatttatatatgtgaaatttcataaatttatttatgtATAACATTTGCAGGGGAAAAGATTTTATAAgagataatttattaaaaaaaaaaattcaaatcttccaaacttataattttagatttcttttaattataaatttatatttataaataatttattatatatttaaaaagacTTAAATAATTGATTTTCCTTTTCATTATaactttatatttataaataatttattatatatttaaaaaatctaaaatattatatttattttagagattttaataattattagattataaaatatatgATATATAAATAATtggttttaatatatataatataattttgttaataatattatttgaaaaaatatataaaattaactaAGCAATATTTTTAACTTGAAGTAATGATCATTTTTACACATTCACATTTATATTCTTCTCATAATTTGTCATAAGAGAATTGTGATGCTGAAGAGaacctcaattttattttatttttattggaaGAAGAAATAGGGCCTAAATATGATGTTTATGTCATGTTTTCTAtgtaaaatacaatcaaaattcctcTATATGTTCATGTCATGTTTTCTATGTAAAATATAATCAaaattcatctctctctctctctctctctctctctctctctctctctctctctctctctctctctctctcctctctctctctctctctctctctctctctctcctctctctctctctctctcgcgtcGCGCTGCGCGCGCGCGcgcgtgcgcacacacacacactttctctattttttcttcctTATCGATATATCTATCTatacatctctctttctctcttacaGAAACACACACATGCATGTGTGCATGTTCACACAACTACACACATGCATGGGCATGTTTGCACAAGCACATACcatattactctctctctctctctctctctctctctctctctctctctctctgtttgtgtgtgtgtgtataacctCCCTCCGCCTCATCCAATACCTCTTTCTACTACTTGTCTTCGTCACCTACTTCCTATCTCACTCTtgtaccctctctctctctctctctctctctctctctctctcctctctctctctctctctctctctcctctctctctctctctctctctctctctctctctctctctctctctctgtttgtgtgtgtgtgtgtataacctCCCTCTGCCTCATCCAATACCTCTTTCTACTACTTGTCTTCGTCACCTACTTCCTATCTCACTcttgtactctctctctctctctctctctctctcttctctctctctctctctctctctctctctctctctctctctctctctctctctctctctctctctctctctctctctctctctctctctctctctctctctctgtttgtgtgtgtgtgtataacctCCCTCCGCCTCATCCAATAACTCTTTCTACTACTTGTCTTCGTCACCTACTTCCTATCTCACTCTTGTACCCTCTATCTCTAAACTAACCAAATCCTTTTAATGTTTTATGCCCTCAACTAACCACACTATTGGTAGGAATTTGATACATTGTGTCTGTTGTTTAATGGCTACTACCTGTATAAATTATTTAGCATAAATTGGGCATAATGTTGACCCAGTTTAGATATGTTCTAGAAGAACCTCCAAAGTTATCGTTGTTCTTATCGAATTTAGTAATAATATGTTCGCTTTTaacattatattaaatttaaagaatATTATGGTTTTTAAATATGGAATATTACTATAAtatatgattattttaaaatttaatatttaattaaatttaattttatattcacCAAATTGAATATTTTTAATCTTAAAATACAATAAATCTAATTAACCAAAAGTTAAAAAAATCATAAtcaatattattgtttattttttaattttattcaacATATAGAAAACTTTACCATATtgtaatataaaagaataaaacattttttaccattttttttcaAGAATAAGTGTCTAATTTATCATttgtaaaaaataatattataatatttttaaaaataatttataagaaatctaatatttttcatttttgttggATAAAAGGTCGAAGTTGATATATATTAgattaaaaagataataaaaaatagagaaattttaatattttaaaataaaacctAATCTTAATTCAGTTGAATCGAGAACAACTATCATCAACTAGTTCTATCTACCTACAATTATGGATCTATAACCAATACATGGGATATGAAGCCAGAGTTTAACAATAATATAAGTCTACAGAAATATTtttgaattcttcaaaatattctcatgaaAACCCCAACCATCTTTGCTTCTATAACTTATGAAATCTAACAAAAGACAAAATATGAAAAAGAGCTTGAAACACAAGGCAATAGGCGCAAGTAGCTTGCTTGATCTTCTAAAGCATAGGAAGTGGAAGGAATAGCCGAACTGAACAAGGTCCTGAACCAAAAGGGATCCTCACCAATTCAATGCTTGGAGAGACCCCCCTACTATCTATTGATGCATCTTTGATATGGATAAATTAAAAGAGTGGATCCTCTAGGAAGCATTCCTCTACGTCTTGTTACTCTGGACCTTGTTCATCAACTATTTATTGAATCTCATCCACCCACT
This sequence is a window from Cryptomeria japonica unplaced genomic scaffold, Sugi_1.0 HiC_scaffold_204, whole genome shotgun sequence. Protein-coding genes within it:
- the LOC131868367 gene encoding probable LRR receptor-like serine/threonine-protein kinase At5g48740 gives rise to the protein MGYIAMVLVASIIILWCVAFVIAQPGFLSIDYGGKSNYKHENGIQWVPDDNYIQVGEKVEIRNSSMPEYQQSVRVFPGPLDKSCYQLPITPKVPHLARIWFYNGNYSVQSVSPLFRFSIETTEMLSVRNITSRISQLNLPSERILFSSSDALFICLIRTSETVTPFISAIELRTLQQGMYPQAKPGTILRMEARYDAGGNTTIRYPEDKFDRLWSPFLLLQGLQTITLQGTISTNNTQDLPPSAVMQTAATTLANQSIDMVFEPISNPLLLLYFAESNVLNVSDSMTMKVGQISLTLDRVERDFSAKEVGFNFGEIPTFGRNFTFDNIQLYRSSNRGPGPLINALEYYQLITTEIATYSADVDALAAMKKQFKINDWISDPCFVLPWEGIQCNNSPPSVRISDINLAGRSLTGSIPTVLAQMTELINISLANNNLTGTLPDFSRLRKLERLHLQNNSLSGEIPDWVSQLDNLKELFIDYNNFSGVIPQLLLQKNILTYEGNKYLTNTSQNPTPSNSNRSNVGVIVGAIGGGIIIIAFILIVSIIVYRRKFRRKDIVLADSKGSASESKSVNIFELDYSMVLVPNPTKSRAFTLEEMMTSTENFSFKIGRGGFGSVFRGKLQGGNQIAVKVLSLFSKQGVLEFLNEIDLLSRVHHKNLVSLLGYCNESRELMLVYEYMVVGSLKDRLYGNSAGQYPNLDWKTRLSIALDAAQGLEYLHISCTPKIIHRDIKTANILLDENLNGKLADFGLSRVTIDGEDSHVTTTVKGTAGYLDPEYFKTEVLTDKSDIYSFGVVLLEIICGRAPIDTKVSSNEINLVRWVTPFMEMVEYPEKFVEIVDKRLVGNYSNKSIAHVAKLAIRCVADNPLSRPSASEVLVEMKAAVQYHATSLDISEEIDIDYQDQQISPITQRDINSTDNSSYFSRSES